Proteins encoded in a region of the Brevundimonas vesicularis genome:
- a CDS encoding ferritin-like domain-containing protein codes for MADKTLDTLFHDTLKDIYYAERKILKSLPKMARAAQSPELKAAFEKHKGQTEGQIERLQQVFELIGKPARGKTCDAIEGILAEGDEIMEEYKDTPALDAGLLAAAQAVEHYEITRYGTLKRWALVLGLKDAAALLDETLQEEAQTDEDLTGIADAAVNADAMKTAA; via the coding sequence ATGGCCGACAAGACCCTGGACACCCTGTTCCACGACACGCTCAAAGACATCTATTACGCTGAGCGCAAAATCCTGAAATCCCTGCCCAAGATGGCCCGTGCGGCTCAGTCGCCAGAGCTGAAGGCCGCCTTCGAGAAGCATAAGGGTCAGACCGAAGGCCAGATTGAACGCCTGCAACAGGTCTTCGAGCTGATCGGCAAGCCCGCGCGTGGCAAGACCTGCGACGCCATTGAGGGCATCCTCGCCGAAGGCGACGAGATCATGGAAGAATACAAGGACACCCCGGCTTTGGACGCCGGCCTGCTGGCCGCCGCCCAGGCGGTCGAACACTATGAGATCACCCGCTACGGCACACTGAAACGCTGGGCGCTGGTGTTGGGTTTGAAGGACGCCGCCGCCCTTCTGGACGAGACGCTTCAGGAGGAAGCCCAGACGGACGAAGACCTGACCGGCATCGCCGACGCGGCTGTCAATGCGGACGCCATGAAGACGGCCGCCTGA
- the thrS gene encoding threonine--tRNA ligase, with amino-acid sequence MIDLKFPDGAVRQYPAGSTARDVATSISPSLAKKAVLAELNGEQRDMGRVLETGGDFRLIMRDDPAALYTIRHDTAHVLAEAVQTLFPGTQVTIGPAIEDGFYYDFYREEPFSTDDFAAIEKEMGRIVDRDAKFEREVWERDDAIQFFEARGEKFKAELIRDLPGTETITLYKQGDWIDLCRGPHFPSTRHVGKAFKLTKLAGAYWRGDSKREQLQRIYGTAWATKEDLDAHLQRLEEAEKRDHRKVGKAMELFHMQEEGRGMVFWHPKGWVLWRVLEAYMRRRLDAAGYVEVKTPQVLDRKFWEQSGHWDKYRPNMFVCETVEGEELSLKPMNCPGHVQIFDQGQRSYRELPLRMAEFGACHRYEPSGSLHGLMRVRGFTQDDAHIFCREDQIVEETAEFIKLARSVHADLGMETAYISLGTRPENRAGTDEFWDKAETLMAEAARAAGTEPVVTEADGAFYAPKLDFIVKDAIGREWTCGTIQLDYVLPERLNATYIAEDGQKHRPVMLHRAILGSFERFIGIMIENYAGAFPLWLAPTQAVVATITSDADDYARDVMAKFKAAGLRTEIDLRNEKVGYKVREHSVGKVPVIAVVGRKEAEDGMVAIRRLGSQAQTLVTVEEAIRILTDEATPPDLKRAG; translated from the coding sequence ATGATCGACCTGAAATTCCCCGACGGCGCGGTGCGCCAATACCCGGCCGGTTCGACGGCGCGCGACGTCGCGACCTCGATCTCGCCTTCGCTGGCCAAGAAGGCCGTGTTGGCCGAACTGAATGGCGAGCAACGCGACATGGGCCGGGTGCTGGAGACGGGCGGCGACTTTCGCCTGATCATGCGCGACGACCCCGCCGCCCTCTATACGATCCGCCACGACACGGCCCACGTCCTGGCCGAGGCGGTACAAACCCTGTTCCCCGGCACCCAGGTCACGATCGGCCCGGCGATCGAGGACGGCTTCTACTATGACTTCTACCGCGAAGAGCCCTTCTCGACAGACGATTTCGCCGCCATCGAAAAGGAGATGGGCCGGATCGTGGATCGCGACGCCAAGTTTGAGCGCGAGGTCTGGGAGCGGGATGACGCCATCCAATTCTTCGAGGCGCGCGGCGAGAAGTTCAAGGCCGAGCTGATCCGCGACCTGCCGGGGACCGAGACCATCACTCTGTACAAACAGGGCGACTGGATCGACCTGTGCCGGGGCCCGCACTTCCCCTCGACGCGCCACGTCGGCAAGGCGTTCAAACTGACCAAGCTGGCCGGCGCCTATTGGCGGGGCGACTCCAAGCGCGAGCAGCTGCAACGCATCTACGGCACCGCCTGGGCCACCAAGGAAGACTTGGACGCCCATCTGCAGCGTCTGGAAGAGGCCGAGAAGCGCGACCACCGCAAGGTCGGCAAGGCGATGGAGCTCTTCCATATGCAGGAAGAGGGCCGGGGCATGGTCTTCTGGCACCCGAAGGGCTGGGTCCTGTGGCGCGTGCTCGAGGCCTATATGCGCCGCCGCCTGGACGCCGCCGGCTATGTCGAGGTCAAGACGCCCCAGGTCCTGGACCGCAAATTCTGGGAGCAGAGCGGCCACTGGGACAAGTATCGCCCCAATATGTTCGTCTGCGAGACGGTCGAGGGCGAGGAACTGAGCCTGAAGCCGATGAACTGCCCGGGCCACGTCCAGATATTCGACCAGGGCCAGCGGTCGTACCGCGAACTGCCGCTGCGCATGGCCGAGTTCGGCGCCTGCCACCGCTATGAGCCGTCCGGATCGCTGCACGGCCTGATGCGCGTGCGCGGCTTCACCCAGGACGACGCCCACATCTTCTGCCGCGAGGACCAAATCGTCGAGGAGACGGCCGAGTTCATCAAACTGGCCCGCAGCGTCCACGCCGACCTGGGCATGGAGACCGCCTACATCAGCCTGGGCACCCGGCCTGAGAATCGCGCCGGCACCGACGAGTTCTGGGACAAGGCCGAGACCCTGATGGCCGAGGCCGCCCGCGCTGCAGGCACCGAGCCGGTCGTCACCGAAGCCGACGGCGCCTTCTATGCGCCCAAGCTGGACTTCATCGTCAAGGACGCCATCGGCCGCGAATGGACCTGCGGCACGATCCAGCTGGACTACGTCTTGCCCGAACGTCTGAACGCCACCTACATCGCCGAGGACGGCCAGAAGCACCGCCCGGTCATGCTGCATCGGGCGATCCTGGGTTCGTTCGAGCGCTTCATCGGCATCATGATCGAGAACTACGCCGGCGCCTTCCCGCTGTGGCTGGCCCCGACCCAGGCTGTCGTGGCCACCATCACCTCGGACGCCGACGATTACGCCCGCGATGTGATGGCCAAGTTCAAGGCCGCCGGCCTGCGCACCGAGATCGATCTGCGCAACGAAAAGGTCGGCTACAAGGTGCGTGAACACTCGGTCGGCAAGGTCCCGGTCATCGCCGTGGTTGGCAGGAAGGAAGCCGAAGACGGCATGGTCGCCATCCGCCGCCTCGGCTCCCAAGCCCAGACCTTGGTCACGGTCGAGGAGGCCATTCGCATCCTGACCGACGAAGCGACCCCGCCGGATCTGAAGCGCGCGGGCTGA
- the yidD gene encoding membrane protein insertion efficiency factor YidD — MSLYERGVRAAHRGYKLTLSPLIGQQCRFLPTCSDYGRDALIQHGPVKGGWLTVRRLCKCHPFGGSGYDPVPPVKD, encoded by the coding sequence ATGTCTCTCTATGAACGCGGCGTGCGCGCGGCCCATCGGGGCTACAAGCTGACGCTGTCTCCCCTGATCGGCCAGCAGTGCCGGTTCCTGCCGACCTGTTCGGATTACGGGCGCGACGCCCTGATCCAGCACGGACCGGTAAAGGGGGGATGGCTCACCGTGCGCAGGCTCTGTAAATGCCATCCCTTCGGGGGATCGGGATACGACCCGGTCCCGCCAGTTAAAGACTGA
- a CDS encoding iron-sulfur cluster assembly scaffold protein, translated as MIDDLYSARILSLAANLPHTGRLPTPQGIGERVAKLCGSRATVDVTLDDQGRIAAFAQDVKACALGQAAAGVLGQSVIGASVDDLSDARDAMIAMLKSGGDGPVGRFEDLRLLKQVADYPARHASTLVSIEATLDAVNNALAARTRLAGAA; from the coding sequence ATGATCGACGACCTTTACAGCGCGCGCATCCTGTCGCTGGCGGCGAACCTGCCGCATACGGGGCGTCTGCCAACTCCTCAGGGCATCGGGGAACGGGTGGCGAAACTGTGCGGGTCGCGCGCGACGGTCGATGTGACGCTGGACGACCAGGGCCGCATCGCCGCCTTCGCCCAGGACGTAAAAGCCTGCGCCCTCGGCCAGGCCGCGGCCGGGGTTCTGGGTCAATCTGTGATCGGCGCGTCGGTCGATGATCTCAGCGACGCCCGCGACGCCATGATCGCCATGCTGAAATCCGGCGGCGACGGCCCCGTCGGCCGGTTCGAGGATCTGCGCCTGCTCAAACAGGTCGCCGACTACCCCGCCCGGCACGCCTCCACCTTGGTCTCCATCGAAGCGACGCTGGATGCGGTGAACAATGCCCTCGCCGCCCGAACGCGTCTCGCCGGCGCGGCCTGA
- a CDS encoding HAD-IA family hydrolase — protein sequence MTAPPASRAYQAFLFDMDGTLITSTLAAERVWTRWAARHGLDAAAFIPTIHGVRAIDTIRRQNLPDIDLDAEVAWVERGEIEDVDGVAPIPGAVDFVKRLPPDRWAVVTSASVPLARARLEAAGVTPPAVMITAEDVESGKPDPAGYLKAAATLGFDIGDCLVFEDAEAGIKAGEAAGADVLVVTAAWTHPLETDHPTLADYADATLEVRSDERLVLTL from the coding sequence ATGACCGCCCCACCCGCGTCTCGCGCCTATCAGGCCTTCCTGTTCGACATGGACGGCACCCTGATCACCTCGACCCTGGCCGCCGAGCGTGTCTGGACCCGCTGGGCCGCGCGCCACGGGCTGGATGCCGCCGCCTTCATCCCCACGATCCACGGCGTGCGCGCGATCGACACCATTCGTCGCCAGAACCTGCCCGATATCGACCTGGACGCCGAGGTGGCTTGGGTCGAGCGCGGCGAGATCGAGGACGTGGACGGCGTCGCCCCCATCCCCGGCGCCGTCGACTTCGTCAAACGCCTGCCGCCCGACCGCTGGGCCGTGGTCACCTCCGCCTCGGTCCCCCTGGCGCGCGCCCGTCTTGAGGCCGCAGGCGTCACCCCGCCCGCCGTGATGATCACCGCCGAGGACGTCGAAAGCGGCAAGCCCGACCCGGCCGGCTATCTGAAGGCCGCCGCGACCCTGGGCTTCGACATCGGCGACTGCCTGGTGTTCGAGGACGCCGAGGCCGGCATAAAGGCGGGCGAAGCGGCCGGCGCCGACGTGCTGGTCGTCACCGCCGCCTGGACCCATCCGCTGGAGACGGATCATCCCACTCTGGCGGACTATGCAGATGCGACCTTGGAAGTCCGATCCGATGAGCGTCTCGTCCTGACGCTTTGA